The Paenibacillus thermoaerophilus genomic interval TGAAGACGACGAGGTAGATAGGTTCGAGGTGGAAGCGCGGCAACGCGTGGAGCTGACGAATACTAATCGGTCGAGGGTTTCATCTGGCGAGCCGCGATGAGCGGCAGCGGAAGCAGAAACGATAAGTTCGCATCCAGTTTTTAGCGTGCAACGCTGAGCGTTTGGTGGCGATGGCGGAGGGGAACCACGCGTACCCATCCCGAACACGACCGTTAAGCCCTCCAGCGCCGATGGTACTTGGACCGAAGGGTCCTGGGAGAGTAGGACGCTGCCAAGCGATAGCGAGTCCTCAGCTCGAATGAGCGGGGGGCTCGCTTTTTTCATATGTATCGTGGTGATGAATGAATGGCTAGATCTCCGCTTCCAAGGGAATGCTATTCTGGCAGTTATTTTGACGGTTGCTCGCTTGACCCCTATAGGGTGTTTTGATAAGATGTCTCTAATACATTTTCAAACCGGTTTTCAAGATTCGTGAGGAGGTACAATTCTGTGTGGGAAACCAAGTTCGCCAAGGAAGGGCTGACGTTTGACGACGTACTGCTGATTCCCCGTAAATCCGATGTTTTCGGGGTGAAGGAAATCGATGTCAGTACGCGTCTCAGCGATACGTTGAAGTTGAACATTCCGCTGATCAGCTCGGCCATGGACACGGTGACGGAATCCAAATTGGCGATTGCGATCGCGCGCGAGGGCGGCATCGGCATCATTCATAAAAACATGTCCATTGCGCAGCAGGCTGAAGAAGTGGATCGGGTGAAACGCTCCGAGAGCGGCGTCATCACGAACCCCTTCTCTCTGACGCCGGAACATCACGTATACGATGCAGAAGAACTGATGGGCAAATACCGGATCTCCGGTGTGCCGATTGTCGACTCGAACAATAAGCTGGTCGGAATCTTGACCAACCGGGACTTGCGTTTCGTTCATGATTACTCGATCAAGATCAAGGAAGTTATGACACGCGAAAATCTCGTTACCGCGCCGGTAGGGACAACGCTGCAGGAAGCGGAAGTGATTCTGCAGAAGCACAAGATCGAGAAGCTGCCTCTTGTCACGGAATTGAACGAGCTGAAAGGTCTCATTACGATTAAAGATATCGAAAAGGCCATTCAATTTCCGAGAGCCGCAAAAGACAGCCAAGGTCGCCTCGTATGCGGCGCGGCTGTGGGCGTGTCCAAAGATGTCATGGAACGGGCCGCGGCGCTCGTCGAAGCCGGCGTAGACGCGCTTGTCGTAGACTCGGCGCACGGCCACCACAAGAACGTGGTCGAGACCGTCCGCAAGCTTCGCGCGGCGTATCCGGATCTGACGATTATCGCAGGCAATGTCGCGACGGCGGAAGGCACGCGCGACCTGATCGAAGCAGGGGCTTCCGTCATCAAGGTCGGCATGGGACCGGGATCGATCTGTACGACCCGCGTTATCGCCGGTATCGGGGTGCCGCAAGTGACGGCGATCTACGATTGCGCGACGGTCGCCCGTCAATATAACATCCCGATTATCGCCGACGGCGGCATCAAGTACTCCGGCGATATTACGAAAGCGATCGCGGCCGGTGCCGATGCGATCATGATCGGCAGCCTGTTCGCGGGTACGGAAGAAAGCCCGGGCGAAACGGAAATTTACCAAGGCCGTCAGTTCAAGGTTTACCGCGGCATGGGATCGCTCGGCGCGATGCGCGACGGCAGCAAAGACCGCTACTTCCAGGAAGGCGACTCGAAGCTGGTGCCGGAAGGCATCGAAGGCCGCGTCCCTTACAAGGGCCCGCTGAAAGACACGATTCATCAGCTCGTCGGCGGTCTCGTGCAAGGCATGGGATATTGCGGAGCCCCCAATCTGGAGGCGCTCAAAAACGAGACGCAATTCATTCGCATTACCGGCGCCGGCCTGCGCGAAAGCCATCCTCACGACGTGCAAATCACGAAGGAAGCGCCGAACTATTATCTGTAAAAATTTGCTTGGCGGCAGAGTCCCCGTCTCGGGGGCTCTGTTCTTTTTTTGAGGGGGAGGGTGTGGTACAATTAAACAATCCGATTCTCGGAAAGGAGAAGTAGTTTCATATGAACGCACGATTCAAGACGTATGCCAAGCGTGTGGCTCAGATCTTATCGGTATCCCTGCTCGTACAGGCCGCATCCGTATCCATACAAGCCTCTATGCCCAAGACCTATGCCGCAGAAGCTCCTGCTTTAAATCTTGAGGTGGAGAGCGCTATTTTGATAGAAGCCACGACCGGCCAAGTGATCTATGAATACAACGCCGACACCTTGCGCGAACCCGCCAGCATGGCCAAGATGATGACGGAATACCTCGTCATGGAAGCGATCGAATCCGGCAAAATCAAATGGGACGACATGGTTACGACCAGCAAATACGCAGCCAGCGTAGGCGGTTCGGGCGGATTGCTCGCGGCGAACGAGAAGCTGACGGTCGATCAGATGTTTAAAGCGATGTCGATCTACTCCGGCAACGACGCGACAATCGCGCTGGCTGAATTCCTCGAGGGGTCCGAGGAAGCGTTCGCCCGCAAGATGAACGAAACCGCGAGGAAAATCGGGATGTCCGACGGGGCGAACTTTATTACGTCCACCGGGCTGCCCAGGTATATGACCGATAAATTAAATCCGAGCAGCTTGCCGGGCGAGACCGTCATGACGGCCCGCGACGCTGCGATCTTGGCCCGCCGCATCATTCTGGACCATCCCCAGGTGCTGGAATATACGAAAATCCCGAAGCTGAAGCTGAGGGAACGGGATAAAACCGAGATGACGAACTGGAACTGGATGCTGGAGACGTACCAAGGCACGGCTAACATGCAGCCGTACGTCTATCCGGGGCTGGACGGTCTGAAAACGGGGCATACGAACGAAGCGGGCTATTGCTTCACGGGTACGGCCGTCCGCAACGGCATGCGGCTGATCAGCGTCGTCATGGGCGCGAAGACGGAGCCGAAGCGGTTCCAGGAAACCCGGAAGCTGCTGGACTACGGCTTCAACAACTTCGAACTGAAGACGATGCTCGCCGCGAATACGCCGATCGACGGCCAGCCGACCGTTAAAATTTCCAAGGGCAAAAAGACCGAGATTCCGGTTGTGTCGGGCGGCGAAGCGAAATTTATCGCGAGAAAGGGCTCCGAGGACAAGCCGGAAATTACCGTTGAGACCAAATCGGCGGACGAGCTGAAAGCGCCGTTTGACAAAGGCGCCGAGGTGGGCACGATAACGGTGAAATATAACGGCGTCGAGCAGAAGGTGCCGCTCGTGGCCGCGGAGGAGGCGGAGAAGGGCGGATGGTTCCGCTTGTTCTTCCGCGCGATCGGCAACTTCTTCTCCGATCTGTTCTCCGGAATCGCCAGCGGGATCAAAGGACTGTTCAGCTAACGGCTCGACCGCGCGTGCGGAGAGCGAAGCCGATGATTTGGACTGGAAGACGGTTGTAAAGGGACAAGCGTTGCTGTAAAATAAGAATTTAGATATTTACGGCGCTAGGCCAATGGCGGCGATAGCTGATCAGGAGGTAAGTTTAGATGGAAACAGGAACTTCCCGGGTTAAAAAGGGCATGGCTGAAATGCAAAAAGGCGGCGTCATCATGGACGTCATGAACGCGGAGCAAGCCAAGATCGCGGAAGCGGCCGGCGCGTCGGCCGTCATGGCTCTGGAGCGCGTGCCTTCCGATATTCGGGCGGCGGGCGGCGTGGCCCGGATGGCCGATCCGACGATTATCGAGGAAGTTATGAAAGCAGTCTCGATCCCGGTAATGGCCAAAGCGCGCATCGGCCACTTCGTCGAAGCGAAGCTGCTCGAAGCGATGGGCGTCGATTACATCGACGAGAGCGAAGTGCTGACGCCTGCGGATGAAGTGTTCCATATCAATAAACACGAGTTCACCGTTCCGTTTGTATGCGGAGCGAAAGATATCGGCGAGGCGCTGCGCCGCATCGGCGAAGGCGCGTCCATGATCCGGACAAAAGGCGAACCGGGAACGGGCAATATCGTCGAAGCGGTGCGCCATATGCGTCTCATCAACTCGCAAATCCGTAAAATTGCGAACATGTCGAAAGACGAGCTGATGACGGAAGCGAAAAACTTGGGAGCTCCTTACGAGCTGGTGCTGCAAGTTCATGAGACGGGCAAGCTTCCGGTCGTCAACTTTGCGGCAGGCGGCGTAGCTACCCCTGCGGATGCGGCGCTGATGATGCATCTGGGCGCTGACGGCGTATTCGTCGGTTCCGGTATCTTCAAATCCGAAAATCCCGAGAAGTTCGCACGGGCGATCGTGCAAGCGACTACCCATTATCAAGATTACGGCCTGATCGTCGAGCTGTCCAAAAACCTGGGCACCCCGATGAAAGGGATTGATATCAAACAGTTGAATGCGGCGGAACGCATGCAAGATCGCGGCTGGTAATTCGGCATCGACCGGGAAACGGCTCCCGTCCTCCTCTTGAGGGCGGCGTAGCCGTTTCCTTGACATTTTTCATATGCACGCGAAGGCGGGATAAAGCATGAAAATAGGCGTTCTTGCGCTGCAGGGGGCCGTGGCCGAACATGTTCGCATGATCGAAGCCACTGGAGCTGAGTCGGCAATCGTGAAGCGTACCGAACAATTGGAGTCGCTCGACGGGATTATCCTGCCGGGCGGAGAGAGCACGACGATCGGAAAGCTGATGCGCGAATACGGCTTTATCGAAGAGCTGCGGCGTTTTGCGGAATCGGGCAAGCCGGTGTTCGGCACTTGCGCCGGATTGATCCTGTTGGCCAACCGGATTGAGGGCCAAGACGAGGCGCACCTCCGGCTGATGGATATAACGGTAGCGCGCAACGCGTTCGGACGCCAGCGGGAAAGCTTCGAGACCGACCTGCATGTGAAAGGAATCGACGAGACGGTACGGGCTGTGTTTATCCGCGCGCCGCTAATCACGCAAGTGGGAGAGGGCGTCGAGGTGCTGTCCATTTACCGCGATCAGATTGTTGCTGCGAGACAAGGGCATCTGCTGGCGGCGTCGTTCCATCCGGAACTGACGGACGATACGAGGATGCATGAATATTTTGCCGGGATGGTCCGAGAGAGCAAGGCCACCACGGCTGCGAAATAAAAGTTGTAGCCACGGAGGCGTTCGGATTGTTCGATATCAAGCTGCTTAGAAACGACCTGGACCGCGTCCGCGAAGGGATGCGGAATCGGGGCAAGCAAATTGCGGAAATTGATCGGTTTACGGCCGTCGACGTCAAGCGGCGCGAACTGCTGCAGGAGTCGGAGACGCTGAAAAATCGGCGCAATACCGTATCGCAGGAGGTCGCCGCGAAGAAAAAAGCGGGGGAGAACGCCGATGCGCTGATCGCGGAGATGCGCGAGGTGGGCGACCGCATCAAGGCGCTCGACGACGAGATCCGGGTGTTGGACGAAGAGTTGAACGCGATTTTGCTGGCCATTCCGAATCTCCCTCACGAAAGCGTGCCGGTAGGCGCCGACGAGAACGACAACGTCGAGCTTCGCCGTTATGGCGAACCGACGACGTTCGACTTCGAGCCGCTGCCCCACTGGGAGCTCGCCCAATCGCTGGAGCTGCTCGACTTCGAAGCGGCCGCGAAGGTGACCGGATCGCGGTTCGTGTTCTACAAGGGACTGGGCGCCCGGCTGGAACGCGCCCTGCTGAACTTCATGATGGATCTGCACAGCGGTTCGCACGGGTATACGGAGATGATCCCGCCGTATATGGTCAACCGCGACAGCCTCACCGGCACCGGGCAACTGCCCAAGTTCGAGGAGGACGTGTTCAAGCTGGCAGGCACGGATTATTTCATGATTCCGACGGCGGAAGTGCCGGTTACGAACTATCACCGGGACGAAATTTTGTCCGTCGACGATCTGCCGAAAAATTACGTGGCCTACAGCATGAACTTCCGTTCGGAAGCGGGGGCCGCCGGCCGCGATACGCGGGGGCTGATCCGTCAGCACCAGTTCAACAAAATCGAACTGGTCAAACTGACGACGCCGGAATCGTCGTACGACGAGCTGGAAAAGCTGACGCAGAACGCCGAACGCGTCCTGCAGCTCCTGAAGCTGCCCTACCGCGTCATGACGCTGTGCACGGGCGACTTGGGCTTCTCGTCGGCCAAAACGTACGATATCGAGGTATGGCTGCCGAGCGCGGGCGTATATCGCGAGATTTCGTCGTGCAGCAACTTCGAGGATTTCCAAGCCCGCCGGGCGAATATCCGGTTCCGCCGCGAACCGAAAGCCAAACCGGAATTCGTGCATACGCTTAACGGATCGGGATTGGCGATCGGACGCACCTTCGCCGCCATCCTCGAAAATTACCAGCAAGCCGACGGCAGTATCGTCGTTCCCGAAGTGCTGCGTCCGTATATGGGCGGGCTGGAGGTTATCCGCAAGCCTTAAGCGGGCAAAAAATGCAGCTTGAACGACCGATAGCCTCTATGATACAATCCAACATGAACCTTCGGGTTCATGGATATGGAGAGGTACCGAAGCGGTCATAACGGGGCGGTCTTGAAAACCGTTAGGGTGCAAGCCCACGTGGGTTCGAATCCCACCCTCTCCGTCAGGTTTGCCAATAGACAGGAATAGGACGAAGCCGCTGAACGGATGACGGTCCGCACAGCGGCTTTTTTGCTTGGTTTAGCGTTTTTTCTTTTGCATTTTGATTCAGGTTGCAGCATTCGCCTTTTGCATAAAACCGCCCGCGGAGGCTCATGTTATGAGGGCGGAGGTGGATGAGATGGAGATGCAGATGCAAACCGACCCGCAGACGCTGGTGGCGGCCTGGAACGAAACGCTGCCCAGCGTGCTGAATTTCGGGGATAAAGCGACGGTCGCGGCCGATGAACAAGATCCGAACACGCTGAGGATGACGATCGATTCGGCGGGGCATACCGGTTATTC includes:
- the pdxS gene encoding pyridoxal 5'-phosphate synthase lyase subunit PdxS; this encodes METGTSRVKKGMAEMQKGGVIMDVMNAEQAKIAEAAGASAVMALERVPSDIRAAGGVARMADPTIIEEVMKAVSIPVMAKARIGHFVEAKLLEAMGVDYIDESEVLTPADEVFHINKHEFTVPFVCGAKDIGEALRRIGEGASMIRTKGEPGTGNIVEAVRHMRLINSQIRKIANMSKDELMTEAKNLGAPYELVLQVHETGKLPVVNFAAGGVATPADAALMMHLGADGVFVGSGIFKSENPEKFARAIVQATTHYQDYGLIVELSKNLGTPMKGIDIKQLNAAERMQDRGW
- a CDS encoding D-alanyl-D-alanine carboxypeptidase family protein, coding for MNARFKTYAKRVAQILSVSLLVQAASVSIQASMPKTYAAEAPALNLEVESAILIEATTGQVIYEYNADTLREPASMAKMMTEYLVMEAIESGKIKWDDMVTTSKYAASVGGSGGLLAANEKLTVDQMFKAMSIYSGNDATIALAEFLEGSEEAFARKMNETARKIGMSDGANFITSTGLPRYMTDKLNPSSLPGETVMTARDAAILARRIILDHPQVLEYTKIPKLKLRERDKTEMTNWNWMLETYQGTANMQPYVYPGLDGLKTGHTNEAGYCFTGTAVRNGMRLISVVMGAKTEPKRFQETRKLLDYGFNNFELKTMLAANTPIDGQPTVKISKGKKTEIPVVSGGEAKFIARKGSEDKPEITVETKSADELKAPFDKGAEVGTITVKYNGVEQKVPLVAAEEAEKGGWFRLFFRAIGNFFSDLFSGIASGIKGLFS
- the pdxT gene encoding pyridoxal 5'-phosphate synthase glutaminase subunit PdxT; this encodes MKIGVLALQGAVAEHVRMIEATGAESAIVKRTEQLESLDGIILPGGESTTIGKLMREYGFIEELRRFAESGKPVFGTCAGLILLANRIEGQDEAHLRLMDITVARNAFGRQRESFETDLHVKGIDETVRAVFIRAPLITQVGEGVEVLSIYRDQIVAARQGHLLAASFHPELTDDTRMHEYFAGMVRESKATTAAK
- the serS gene encoding serine--tRNA ligase: MFDIKLLRNDLDRVREGMRNRGKQIAEIDRFTAVDVKRRELLQESETLKNRRNTVSQEVAAKKKAGENADALIAEMREVGDRIKALDDEIRVLDEELNAILLAIPNLPHESVPVGADENDNVELRRYGEPTTFDFEPLPHWELAQSLELLDFEAAAKVTGSRFVFYKGLGARLERALLNFMMDLHSGSHGYTEMIPPYMVNRDSLTGTGQLPKFEEDVFKLAGTDYFMIPTAEVPVTNYHRDEILSVDDLPKNYVAYSMNFRSEAGAAGRDTRGLIRQHQFNKIELVKLTTPESSYDELEKLTQNAERVLQLLKLPYRVMTLCTGDLGFSSAKTYDIEVWLPSAGVYREISSCSNFEDFQARRANIRFRREPKAKPEFVHTLNGSGLAIGRTFAAILENYQQADGSIVVPEVLRPYMGGLEVIRKP
- the guaB gene encoding IMP dehydrogenase, which encodes MWETKFAKEGLTFDDVLLIPRKSDVFGVKEIDVSTRLSDTLKLNIPLISSAMDTVTESKLAIAIAREGGIGIIHKNMSIAQQAEEVDRVKRSESGVITNPFSLTPEHHVYDAEELMGKYRISGVPIVDSNNKLVGILTNRDLRFVHDYSIKIKEVMTRENLVTAPVGTTLQEAEVILQKHKIEKLPLVTELNELKGLITIKDIEKAIQFPRAAKDSQGRLVCGAAVGVSKDVMERAAALVEAGVDALVVDSAHGHHKNVVETVRKLRAAYPDLTIIAGNVATAEGTRDLIEAGASVIKVGMGPGSICTTRVIAGIGVPQVTAIYDCATVARQYNIPIIADGGIKYSGDITKAIAAGADAIMIGSLFAGTEESPGETEIYQGRQFKVYRGMGSLGAMRDGSKDRYFQEGDSKLVPEGIEGRVPYKGPLKDTIHQLVGGLVQGMGYCGAPNLEALKNETQFIRITGAGLRESHPHDVQITKEAPNYYL